Proteins from a genomic interval of Paenibacillus sp. 37:
- a CDS encoding phage tail protein, with amino-acid sequence MADAYIGEIRIFSGNFAPKGWALCNGQLMSINQNTALFSILGVQYGGDGKSTFALPNLMGSAVIHQGSGTGLTPRTVGEKVGDATVTLNQTEIPAHTHTPQGIVATGNQTSPKDAYWAQAAKPIPTAPQPPLYNNTPSTDMTPMAVGVTGSSQPHNNMQPFITQTFIICLQGEFPSRG; translated from the coding sequence TTGGCTGATGCATATATCGGTGAAATCCGAATTTTTTCTGGAAATTTCGCACCAAAAGGCTGGGCATTATGTAATGGTCAATTGATGTCAATTAACCAAAATACAGCTCTATTTTCTATACTAGGTGTACAGTATGGTGGAGATGGAAAATCGACCTTTGCTTTGCCCAATTTGATGGGTTCCGCTGTTATTCATCAAGGTTCCGGAACAGGTCTAACTCCTCGTACTGTTGGAGAAAAAGTTGGAGATGCAACTGTCACGCTAAATCAAACCGAAATCCCTGCTCATACGCACACACCTCAAGGTATTGTTGCGACAGGGAATCAAACTTCACCTAAAGATGCGTACTGGGCCCAAGCTGCCAAACCCATTCCCACAGCACCGCAGCCCCCATTGTACAATAACACACCAAGCACAGATATGACGCCTATGGCTGTAGGAGTGACTGGTTCATCTCAGCCACATAACAATATGCAACCTTTTATTACACAGACTTTTATCATATGCTTGCAAGGCGAATTTCCTTCACGTGGTTAA